ATGCTTATCTTAAGTTTTGACAATATAGACACTCGCCATTACATCATTAAAATCCTTTCATACCATAATTTGAACGTTTTTCTcattaatattgataatttgatattgattaaattttattatttattgtattcaaacggaagacctcttgttgctcgcaacgagcatctagttattattattattattattttatttaaatttttcaatattgatCAACGAATGAcggatgtcctacggacccgttgcctggtcacggtaagattgTTCTTTAGAGATACGGCTTTCCCCGCCCCCATATAATAACACGAATAATCTAAATTTATATAGATTTTCTATACGCCTTCTATTTACATCATTGCAGGAGGAACGAAAGACGGAAACGAAAGTAAACCCAGGAAAAATGGATGatattgttaaaattatcatGAGTGTGGAGATATCCCCCGTGGAACTGTTAAAGGTTTTCACGTGCATGTTAGCGGGAATTTACACGGGCTGCAGTGTGTATGCAGCAGTGATAGAAGCTCCCAGTCGATCCAACCTCCCCCTGCATTCTCTGTGGGAACAATGGTCCACCAGCCTTACCAGAGCAGCCAAAGTTATCGTAAGTCACATTCTCGCAAATCTGTAAACAAGGAATCGGGCTGATAAatatcatcttcgctagccaatggttttcggtccacttagcaaagtggaccgaaaacccttggctagcgaagatggatAAATATGTGTTATTTGACGAATTATTTATTGGTGTTTACTACATGCATTAACATGAGAAATGGGCCTAAAACTATTCTCTTTtaagaagtggacaggcatagcctggatgtacatgtaggctatgcctgtccacttctcaaaagagaataggcCTAAATCAACTGTAAACAACGCTGAATAAATGTCATGGTAGAGTGCATAcgatctttctttctttttgtaaaGGGGCGGATCTTTGAACAATATTTGGTGTATTGATCACAAGGGCCTAGCCCGcttataacattaatttcaatgtaaatcctaatattacatgtaatattaaaacggACTTTTTCCCTATGGTATTGATTATACAAGGATAAAATATCAcatagaaaaaatgtaaattataatacatgtatatatgactaTAAATAGAGCTAGTACTTGATTAAACCCCTGAATGTGTATGAAGAGATTGGTGTTGATCGTTATTTAAAGTAGGGAGATTTTTTAGTACCTGTGATATGGACCATGCAGTATGCTATAATTTACTGAAGTCACATCAAGTGTCAGTGagtttttcaatataaaattctattttatttttttaaaatgtgtttaaaaaaaagctttGTTGTTCAAACGGGTTTGTATTTCCCTGAAATGTCCACAATATTGTTTCTGTTCGTACCCTTAAGAACCACCAAagtattatttgaaataaacatgtataaataaggaataaggaatcattctttgagtattgtgaggtgataattttggttggggcgtgatcaaatccaataaagcccaaagggctttatgatagatttgatcacgccccgaccgaaattatcacctcataatattcagagaatgattccttattacttatatttatataattttaagccatcaattaaatctttaactataaataagcaaaccccgccggcgcctcaatttggcgtcatttgtattatgggttatatagtacaaaatcgatacgtagtgttatcacagacaaagacactggatgatgtaaatatatgaaaataaaaaaacattagaGTATGCAAACattcaaatgatattttatttaaatttttatcttaCTGAAAATTGCAAacttgtacattaaaaaaaaatttgtccgTGCAATATTATGCAACTTAGTAAACAATAGACGCACgtttcttaattttattaatgatcCGACATTctatatatttgattacataTCCGACATTctatatatttgattacataTCCGACATTctatatatttgattacataTCCGACATTctatatatttgattacataTCCGACATTctatatatttgattacataTCCGACATTctatatatttgattacataTCCGACATTCTATATATTTGATGACATATCCGACATTCTTTATATTTGATGACATATCCGACATTCTTTATATTTGATGACATATCCGATATTCtatatttgttataatcatgttgtttgattgttttaatGCATATGCCTCCCGAGGgcccttgattggtgaataaataaatataaataaatatatatttgatgacATATTTCCAGCTACAAGAATGCACACCTTTTTTAAAGAGAGTTTTAAATCACTGTTCAATATAagtttttagacggggtcacgtgaccccgtctattagtttactgtcagccgaagtctcaaaccggaatgcacgcgtagaacacatgaattgagtctgcgcgtaagaaaatagtgcagaaagttttcatgcatttcagtaaatatatattataaaaccacgcattaaatctttaagtcctctgtgtataaaccaaattttatttagaaattaaacaaatagttttattgatcaaaatattcttgctcgggttcaaatgtggaatgagttacgtaactgaatgcacaacgccgttgacgattcagttgaaGTAtaagctcattaatcaatagaggATGTTGAAGGTTGAATCGAaagtaaagttcccaaacgcaatgtgccatttttgaaaagtcgtgaattttattttgacaatctttcacctgaaTACTACCGAatttcatgcgcaagccgaagttaaaatcagGACGGATTATACAAAAATGTCTTAcatattaaataggtgtttcattggcttccagtctacttgcggtatgactgctgttcgtctttgaaggaattttgtacatagaaaataaaaacaagtctgaatatGCCTTCGTGCAAATTTGGAACAATGGactgtaagcaaaatctatatacatgtatcggtagattatacattttgggcgaccaatacatcaaataatatatacagtcttatcgattgaagaaccaagtaaAATGTTTATGTTGATGTTGTCCGGTTTacttggaatcaggcttggggtgaattacattgtaaagtaatgcattaaattaccatttttcatgaataagggcattaaattaccattaccattacttcattttcttgaagtaatacactgcattaccattacatgagtaaagtaatacattgccattaccattactttgtgaaaagtcgataagttttaaaaaagtaaattaaaagctAAAAAAGGAGTTTTTGTAgatgtttcataaataaaacatgctttaacaTATTGACAGGTTCATGTTTaatatcaggttcaaatttaatgacttatataAGATTCCTGTTGCACTTGTGTAGTGcccaaagtaaggttggtcccgtaacatttacacgctaattgcggagttgccaatctctgttatttatgtctctgattttcggagaaTGATTTTTTATGGACGGagcggttgtatcgtaattcgtgtaggtgatgttcgagtttacacaaaaagttGCACTTGTAGTAcccaaagtaaggttggtcccgtaacatttacacgcttattgcggagttgccaatctctgttatttatgtctctgattttcggagaatgatttttaatgaacggagcagttgtatcgtaattcgtgtaggtgatgttcgagtttacacaaaaagtagtaagtggcgaacggatttatttttacctattaattttgcaagaaaattgtgtcagataagtcggtcttaaaattcaaaatggcgaccgtgataAACCTTTTTATTGTTAGAGTACTTGGAATcctattgtaaaaagaaatatttctaacgtcaggttcctgtgtttgttatcggtatacaaatgttcactttgtttgttaattcagcagtttgagAGTTTTAGAGGTTTTCATAAACCTTGTAAAACGGATACCGTCCGATTTGTGGATATTCTCTTgtatcacaaaattgaataaatctaatgatttaaattatcttccttgatatagttgttttgattttcccggttagtagtaattcttaaaatttttccttggggtcttattttacataaaataccgttgtgtcaattttctacacaaatcaagtacaattacaaattcaaactttcaagaccccgtctttcagtactctcagtactttgatttgtttatgCCGTTAcaccttttaaaatttatttttgcgattttattttgtaaattgaattaggtgattttttaattgatgactaaaatcacacgaagcatatatttttatgtttaaggtGAAATCACAAAATTGTACACTGCACTGGAAAGAGCAGCCcactaaaaaataaattacacttCATTGCAATGTACAAAAGTCATGTATTTATGTTGAATTTTGCCTCATATTACAGCCTGTGATGTTGCTGTGTATGGCTGCGTCCTCTGGGGGCGTGTTCTACCTAAGCCCCGCCTCTGATGAGCTGCGGAATCTTTGGCTGGCTCCAGTGGCCGCCTCTCTCTTCTCGTTTGTCTATACCCTCGTCGTCATGCGTCCGGAAACTAACATTCTTTtggagaaagatgtcattacaAAGAAAGGTAAAAATGGCACTTACAATACCCCTGCAGGTTTCTTTTTAATGTTctctttaataatatattcgATTTAATAAACCTAGTTTTGATTTATACATGTGACGATGACTACTGAAATGTTTGACCGTGTTCTGTTGACAGGGAATCAGTGGGTGAGGGAGGCCGTGGAACGCTGGATCTCCCGCCATTACATCCGGGTAGTCCTCGGCTGGGTCGCATTTGTGCTGGTTCTCTTTGCTACTGTGAAATCCTAAACTTAAAACAGCATAGATTGTATGGATGCCATTTTTTACATATCACTGTGCATATCAGTGTTGAAAAGTAgtggggtggggtgggtggGGGTTCGTTTTCCTTTCTTATGAGTTTAACTTTTTATGTATgtatggttgttttttttttttttttacttttatgttCCATACAATATTTGTGTATTTGATGTGCCTTTTACAAATTCATGAAATGGATTTACACAAAGCAGCAATATGATAAACCTCCATTGAGAAACCATAGATCTTAAAGAACGcaagtacatgtagattgaaTAAAACTGATGAATgaatttttgttgtatttttattcTTGACGTATGGACATTAGAATCATTTtcacaagagcttggacttggGGTAGTTTTGTCAAGAggaatgtgacgtaggcctgtctatttcactgcTGGGCACatagccattgctctttgaaatcaacaagatttgtctggcttttgagctaagactacgcaatcaaTGCAGATTTCCCCTGAAatcgcgtcatttttaacttgttttgacgcaagaaatagatagctacgtccaaccgaaagtctaAAGTAAAATTCAATCTGATTACCATTAGATCCTTTGGTGAAGTAGCGATCTCCGTGAGAGAACTCGCGGGTGTAATTGAATTCCACGATAGTGTTTTAGAGTGATTaccttttcattaaaaataatcaaagcaAAGAATTTTAAACTGTCTTGCTTGTAGGCCTAACTGGATATTTGACGTTCAAATTTTAATGaagcattttataaaaaatacccATGCTAACCATTCTAgacattaaaaattcaaaaacaaaatttgaaaatgttgagCTCAAATTTCGTCTAGAGCCCTTTAAACCAGAACACATGTACAATTTGTGGGCCTGACGTATCAGAACGGATTAAACTTACGGAAAAAACTCTTATATATACACAAATCATTGATAAAAACGTGTAAAGTTACGTCGCAAGCCacgggttttgtgtccattctatttcCACATTCCCTATTTTATTTGTGgaaatagaatggacacaaaatCCGTGACTTGCGACGATGGTAAAGTTATAGCTTTCACATACGCGTAATTACATTACATTGaaacttttctaaataaatatcttgcaaaggactatatatgatataggCAAAaaatggcccctaaaatgaacatcgtcATTTTACTCTAATTCTTTTGTTTTCCTTGTACTGactacagatatatatgtgatgttttaacataatattcattttgattcaactgtccacaatttagaaatatgacatcgtaaagacaaccttttcccgccatttatgcatttttagcataaaacagcttgttttcaagcagtttttctttctgaaaacagagcgcatgcttgaacaaacaaaatattttaatcagagatgtatgtagccaaggctaataagtgacCAAAAAATTtttcttgttcaagcatgcgctttatatttcccattcataaaaaggtaagaaaaatgtcaatttttggctgattttgagtgaattatataaatagcgtcatttctgacgtcatatactgccagtgagtgcaaatgaataaaaaaaataggtgaaaaatatattttacatgaactcttctaaaatataacataacattttgttGTACcagaaaaacttttaaaaatggctaattatgggggccaaaaactcttatcatatatagttcttcaataatttaatttacttctatacaaactctctctctctctctctctctctctctctctctctctctctctctctctctctctctctctcatgcatAATTTATCCAAGGAAGTTACTTCTATTGAA
The window above is part of the Magallana gigas chromosome 10, xbMagGiga1.1, whole genome shotgun sequence genome. Proteins encoded here:
- the LOC136272039 gene encoding uncharacterized protein, giving the protein MTDVLRTRCLVTEERKTETKVNPGKMDDIVKIIMSVEISPVELLKVFTCMLAGIYTGCSVYAAVIEAPSRSNLPLHSLWEQWSTSLTRAAKVIPVMLLCMAASSGGVFYLSPASDELRNLWLAPVAASLFSFVYTLVVMRPETNILLEKDVITKKGNQWVREAVERWISRHYIRVVLGWVAFVLVLFATVKS